A window of the Ostrea edulis chromosome 1, xbOstEdul1.1, whole genome shotgun sequence genome harbors these coding sequences:
- the LOC125663875 gene encoding uncharacterized protein LOC125663875 yields MDMVGNVDFCPVTTDTWEARAMLKQSDCGGQSVYHCLSDNKGRKWEKCVEKTQLIGGHCPIFTDDGYIDWKQCNTSMSTCPNSTYISDEVYKYPACFGNNTPSTHVVGDSNVPGASSPSVALIIGIAVLVLIIVSMALAAMIIVYRRRKSKSNCSENTDELQALIQEGINMPVVKMRYVLNGMAALSREGEKSIVVLGRFGNAVSSTSRRILESFAKQKEWTPMEFRYTDIPCTVEENTIMFVYGWFGFWNDDPCSIEKVRKACRELTQLVYGKPNVKVIIGMRSDHHKKYHVQIDEAIKDLFHNEINLDSEDMHKDAEHSKYFDENIKKACVKSESACKDLKFHTLRKGCDKAIGIPLKLNVLAKYHDLIHDYVANRDLLKAMTDHFTALENDTEKKHVYGWIMYICLKGKYARSENVDDALIQNMKFGITARSFEENYDELNRYVRMRNSDRLSNIPPQDAQYVFWHQFIYICAFHYMYKKDPDAVMSYCNIDAIVQLVRPEGVKKTYLEVSADSPRVARFNERMQQNGLVDEYKNHPLIKTTAEDAHMGFKQKDEISISMEGLHMIANLQILKMSSPNDK; encoded by the exons ATGGACATGGTAGGAAACGTAGACTTCTGTCCTGTAACCACGGATACCTGGGAGGCACGTGCAATGCTAAAGCAATCAGACTGTGGAGGACAGAGCGTGTACCATTGCCTGTCCGACAACAAGGGACGGAAGTGGGAGAAGTGTGTAGAAAAGACACAGCTGATTGGAG GGCATTGTCCGATATTCACTGATGATGGTTACATTGACTGGAAGCAGTGCAATACCTCTATGTCCACCTGTCCAAATAGCACCTATATCTCGGATGAAGTTTACAAAT ATCCAGCATGCTTTGGTAACAACACTCCAAGTACACACGT AGTTGGGGATTCCAATGTACCTGGAGCTAGTAGTCCCTCAGTCGCTTTGATCATTGGCATCGCCGTTCTAGTTTTGATCATAGTTTCCATGGCTCTTGCAGCAATGATTATCGTTTATCGCCGAAGGAAAAGTAAAT CAAATTGTTCAGAGAACACCGACGAATTGCAGGCACTGATTCAAG AAGGAATTAACATGCCAGTAGTTAAAATGCGGTATGTCCTGAATGGGATGGCTGCTCTTTCGAGAGAAGGTGAGAAATCCATAGTCGTACTTGGTAGATTCGGAAATGCTGTCTCCAGTACATCTCGTCGTATATTAGAAAGTTTTGCAAAGCAAAAGGAGTGGACCCCCATGGAATTCCGATATACAGACATACCATGCACTGTGGAGGAAAACACAATCATGTTTGTGTACGGCTGGTTTGGGTTTTGGAATGATGACCCATGCTCCATCGAGAAAGTGAGAAAGGCGTGTCGAGAATTAACACAGCTTGTATACGGAAAGCCCAATGTTAAAGTAATAATTGGAATGAGATCGGATCACCATAAGAAATATCATGTACAGATAGATGAAGCAATCAAAGACTTGTTTCATAACGAAATAAATCTTGATTCTGAGGATATGCATAAAGATGCCGAGCATTCgaaatattttgatgaaaatattaaaaaggcATGTGTGAAAAGTGAATCCGCGTGCAAAGATTTGAAATTCCATACATTAAGAAAAGGTTGTGATAAAGCGATAGGCATTCCTCTAAAACTGAATGTCCTCGCAAAGTATCATGATCTGATCCACGATTATGTTGCCAATCGCGATCTCTTAAAAGCGATGACAGATCACTTCACGGCCCTCGAGAATGACACAGAAAAGAAGCATGTTTATGGATGGATTATGTACATTTGTTTGAAAGGAAAGTATGCAAGGTCTGAGAATGTCGATGACGCACTGATTCAAAATATGAAGTTCGGTATAACAGCGAGATCTTTTGAAGAAAACTATGACGAACTGAATAGATACGTTAGAATGAGGAATTCTGATCGTCTAAGCAACATACCGCCCCAGGATGCACAGTATGTCTTTTGGCaccaatttatatacatatgcGCTTTCCATTATATGTACAAGAAAGATCCTGATGCCGTCATGTCCTACTGTAATATTGACGCAATTGTTCAACTCGTCCGCCCAGAGGGGGTAAAGAAGACGTATCTGGAGGTCAGCGCCGACAGTCCTAGAGTTGCCAGGTTCAATGAAAGAATGCAACAAAATGGTCTGGTAGATGAGTATAAAAATCATCCATTGATTAAAACAACAGCAGAAGATGCTCATATGGGCTTTAAACAGAAAGATGAGATAAGCATATCAATGGAGGGTTTGCATATGATAGCTAATCTTCAAATACTAAAAATGTCTTCGCCGAATGATAAGTAA
- the LOC125663877 gene encoding uncharacterized protein LOC125663877 — translation MAMDTDTLIHFYFLIGLTYNEIVSCLALQHQVLLSERTLKRRLAAMNLYRRKNKPSLIRVSAFLSKLILKDDMQSGYRWMHQRCLLAGYMLSRETVAGLLSIPDPEGVELRKRKRLFRREYYAKGPNYLWHVDSYDKLKNYGICMNGCIDGYSRKIIWCEVTHSSSDPRIVAGHLILSVEKISACPRKVRGDRGTENKDIAEMQSILTTNGTFIYGSSTGNQRIEAFWRLLRMECCQFWIEFFGHLRDLGEFSGDIIYKNLVQLVFMNFVQNDIDEAESVWNTHRIRPTKNGNVPAGKPCILYCIPELEGTKNYSLQVDQHVLQICRNECLFHKNTPNDSDMHEFIKLLMEENTLTSPETVEEAYDLYVTLHHMANREIHIF, via the exons ATGGCAATGGACACGGACACGCTTATCCATTTCTATTTCTTAATTGGATTAACTTATAATGAAATAGTAAGTTGCCTAGCTTTACAGCATCAGGTACTTCTTAGCGAACGTACACTGAAAAGAAGGCTTGCTGCTATGAACTTATACAGGAGAAAGAATAAGCCTTCCTTAATAAGGGTTTCTGCATTCCTTTCCAAATTAATTCTTAAAGATGACATGCAAAGCGGGTATCGATGGATGCACCAGCGATGTTTGCTAGCCGGATACATGTTATCTAGAGAAACAGTAGCAGGTCTCCTTTCTATTCCTGATCCAGAGGGGGTTGAATTGAGAAAACGGAAAAGACTCTTTCGCAGGGAATATTATGCAAAGGGACCTAATTATTTGTGGCATGTCGACTCGTATGACAAATTAAAGAATTATGGGATTTGTATGAACGGTTGCATTGATGGCTACTCCAGGAAAATTATATGGTGTGAAGTTACCCATTCGAGTAGCGATCCTCGCATTGTTGCTGGACATTTAATTTTATCGGTTGAAAAAATTTCAGCATGTCCAAGAAAAGTAAGAGGGGACCGTGGTACAGAAAATAAGGATATTGCAGAAATGCAGAGTATTTTAACAACCAATGGTACATTTATTTATGGCTCGAGTACAGGTAACCAAAGGATAGAAGCATTTTGGCGACTCTTGCGGATGGAATGCTGTCAGTTTTGGATTGAGTTCTTCGGGCACTTGAGAGACCTCGGTGAATTTTCCGGAGACATCATATATAAGAATCTTGTTCAGCTTGTGTTCATGAATTTTGTGCAG AATGACATAGATGAAGCAGAATCTGTCTGGAATACGCATCGAATTCGCCCTACTAAAAATGGAAACGTCCCAGCAGGCAAACCttgtattctatattgtatACCCGAATTAGAAGGGACTAAAAATTATTCACTACAAGTGGATCAACATGTTCTTCAGATTTGTAGAAACGAGTGCTTATTTCACAAGAACACCCCAAATGACTCCGACATGCATGAGTTTATCAAACTTCTGATGGAAGAGAACACCCTTACATCGCCCGAGACTGTGGAAGAAGCCTATGATTTATATGTTACCCTACATCATATGGCCAACCGCGAAATACATATTTTCTAG